In Lemur catta isolate mLemCat1 chromosome 1, mLemCat1.pri, whole genome shotgun sequence, one DNA window encodes the following:
- the LOC123649384 gene encoding casein kinase II subunit alpha'-interacting protein: MVPLAYYGQHFMPLDHSNQLATTNSLTHQYTGEKLKQLNNQPAAKVQSCNHHDLGSPLSSNKKVQNCSTLHSPKSQHKLSQKLYNRAPKSSLSHSKHQVTPSLDLHCRSSLLPSQRAMNSPLSHPKAQTTSSPNLNKTSSAPKPNQTSLSSQLPFPKSQTTSSRLDLCWTSPSLKSNQRTPSSSLTSLQHQEMPSLNIIWTTSSLGTNQRALSSTLLQSKPQKTSSLDCLWTLLENNQRSLSSPSLNTKLQPNDFLPTSPSLEPNQMALISMLPDSRPQKSSILTSKSSVLSLPLSYSRVRKSSLPHSVHQSQSLPLFQLKSQKVLKLDPNFQTPSSPICHSKFQNTTLPNDKNRTTDLPSPHPKPNVSGQPLSGSKHFISNTAASTLRSRLQSKSIFGFCAKTESNKEIPWILGYNQPCIVKGGTVPDNVVNKIVNSVSKTRIQRDLCRQILFRRMRGRPNPHPGPRLSSNYMVCLACASCIKSQCSHLTGKKDPRCATLFVIPTPQANSEGKIEVKLNFILSLPETSFSSCPPFPVKENQIAGAPEENFERVEKSQLRPTSESDIIQGLDMKKDWLTIAPENKVISQQPQAINWLLYVKKSSNSQPQSLLLCSSSKSSSSSSSSSGASASSTSSSSSSSSSSSTSPFSPPPPENTTTSTLSDCALTKVFNSHRLPPGVSWLEFIYSKDHQPLPEKAYQSRSPSPQIKPVRSIKALRGTKGPNIPFKLVQTKSQSEKY, encoded by the coding sequence ATGGTGCCATTAGCGTATTATGGTCAACACTTCATGCCACTAGACCACTCTAACCAACTGGCCACAACCAATTCATTAACACATCAATATACTGGTGAAAAACTAAAGCAACTCAATAACCAACCTGCAGCCAAAGTGCAATCCTGTAACCATCATGATCTAGGATCTCCATTAAGTTCTAACAAAAAGGTCCAGAACTGCTCAACATTGCATTCTCCCAAGTCTCAGCACAAACTTTCACAGAAATTATATAACAGGGCTCCGAAATCATCATTATCCCACTCCAAACATCAGGTTACACCTTCACTAGACCTCCACTGCAGAAGTTCATTGCTGCCCAGTCAGAGAGCCATGAATTCACCTTTGTCTCACCCAAAAGCCCAAACAACATCTTCGCCCAACCTCAACAAGACATCATCAGCACCGAAACCAAATCAAACATCCTTGAGCTCACAATTACCCTTCCCTAAATCTCAGACTACATCTTCAAGGCTAGACCTCTGCTGGACATCACCTTCATTGAAGTCTAATCAAAGAACCCCAAGTTCATCATTAACCTCCCTCCAACATCAAGAAATGCCTTCCCTAAATATCATCTGGACAACCTCTTCTTTGGGAACTAACCAAAGAGCCCTTAGTTCAACATTACTTCAATCCAAACCTCAGAAAACATCTTCTTTGGACTGCCTTTGGACATTACTGGAGAACAATCAAAGGTCTTTGAGCTCACCATCACTCAATACCAAACTTCAGCCAAATGACTTCCTTCCGACATCACCTTCTTTGGAGCCCAATCAAATGGCTCTGATCTCAATGTTACCTGATTCCAGACCTCAGAAGTCATCTATATTAACCTCTAAATCTAGTGTTCTAAGCTTACCATTGTCTTACTCAAGAGTGAGGAAATCATCGTTACCACATTCTGTCCACCAATCTCAGAGTTTACCATTATTCCAGCTCAAATCTCAAAAAGTACTTAAGCTTGATCCTAACTTCCAGACCCCCAGCTCACCAATCTGTCACTCCAAGTTTCAGAATACCACTTTACCAAATGACAAAAACAGAACCACAGATTTACCATCACCCCATCCTAAACCAAATGTCTCAGGTCAACCATTATCAGGCTCCAAACACTTCATCAGTAACACAGCTGCTTCAACATTGAGGTCCAGACTCCAGAGTAAAAGCATCTTTGGTTTTTGTGCAAAGACAGAATCAAATAAAGAAATTCCATGGATTTTAGGTTATAATCAGCCGTGCATTGTTAAAGGTGGAACTGTCCCTGATAATGttgtaaataaaattgtcaaTTCTGTCTCCAAGACCAGAATCCAGAGGGATCTCTGTAGGCAGATTCTCTTTCGAAGGATGAGGGGACGGCCTAATCCTCATCCTGGTCCGCGCCTTTCATCAAATTATATGGTTTGTTTAGCTTGTGCTTCCTGCATAAAATCTCAGTGTAGCCATCTTACAGGAAAGAAAGATCCTCGTTGTGCAACACTATTTGTCATACCAACACCTCAGGCCAATTCTGAGGGGAAAATAGaggtgaaattaaattttatccttTCTCTACCAGAGACTTCTTTCTCATCTTGTCCCCCATTCCCTGTGAAAGAAAATCAGATTGCTGGAGCCCctgaagaaaactttgaaagagtGGAGAAATCACAGCTTCGCCCCACATCTGAATCTGATATCATCCAGGGGCTTGATATGAAGAAAGACTGGTTGACAATAGCCCCTGAAAACAAAGTTATAAGCCAACAGCCCCAAGCTATTAACTGGCTGCTTTATGTTAAAAAAAGTAGTAATTCTCAGCCACAATCCCTGCTCCTATGCTCTTCCTCcaaatcctcctcctcttcttcctcctcctctggtgCCTCTGCCTCATCTACCtcctcttcatcttcttcctcttcttcctcttccacttcACCCTTCTCACCACCTCCTCCAGAAAATACTACCACATCCACCCTTTCGGATTGTGCACTCACTAAGGTATTTAATTCCCACCGCTTGCCTCCAGGGGTCTCTTGGCTTGAGTTTATATATAGTAAAGATCACCAGCCACTTCCTGAAAAAGCATATCAAAGTCGATCACCATCTCCCCAAATAAAACCTGTGAGGAGTATCAAAGCACTAAGAGGGACAAAGGGACCAAACATACCATTCAAACTTGTCCAGACAAAGTCTCAAAGTGAGAAATACTGA